GACTCCGAGCTCGCCATCGCCAACAGCGGCGGTGATCAATGGGCGAAGGAGTACCTGAAGAACAACATCGCCGGTTCCGGCGCCTTCAAGGTCGAGAGCTGGAAGCCGGGCGTCGAGACGATCTATGTTCGCAACGACGCCTGGGCCTGCGGAAAGCTGCCGCAGCTGCGCCGCATCATCGCACGCGACATCGCCTCGCCCTCGACGCGCCGCGCGCTGATCGAGCGCGGGGATGCAGACGTGTCCTACGGGCTGCCGCCGAAGGACTTCAAGGACCTGCTTGACGGCGGCAAGATCAACGTCGTCGGCGTGCCGATCCCCAACGGTGTCTGGGGCTGCTACCTCAACACGCAGGTCGGGCCGTTCAAGGATGTGCGCCTGCGCCAGGCCGTCGCCTGGGTGATGCCTTACGAGAAGATCATGCAGGCGGCGCTGTTCGGCCGCGGCGTCTCGATGGCCGGCGGCACGACCCCGAAGGTCGCCTGGCCGCAGCCCTTCCCCTACACCACCGACGTCGCCAAGGCGAAGGCGCTGGTCGATGCGGCCGGCGGGCCGTTCTCGACAACGCTGTATTTCGACGCCGGCAACGCGACGGTGGCCGAGCCGATGGCGGTTCTGATCAAGGAATCGCTGTCGCAGATCGGGATCACGGTCGAGATCAACAAGGTTCCGGGCGCCAATTTCCGCACCGAAATCGCCAAGAAGACCAATCCGATGGTGCTCAACCGCTTCGCGGGCTGGCTCGACTATCCCGATTACTACCTGTTCTGGACGATGCACGGCAACAACTCGATCTTCAACATCGCCGCCTACCAGAACCCGGCGCTGGACAAGCTCGTCGACGCCGCCCGCTTCGCGCCCGACAAGGCCTCCTACGACGCCAATGTCATCGACTTCATCAAGCTGGTGAACCAGGAGGTGCCGATGGTGCCGATCAACCAGCCGACCCATGACGTCGCGCTGCAGAAGTCGATCGGTGGCTATCAATTCCAGCCCTGCCGCGAGCCGGACTTCCGCTACCTGACCAAGGGCGTGTGAGCCAAGGAACGTCATGCTCGGGCTCGACCCGAGCATCTCTCCCCGGAGATTCTCGGGTCTCCGCTTTGCTCCGCCCGAGAATGACGACGCGGTTGGATAAGGGAACTCAACCATGCTTCGCCTGATCGGCCAGCGCCTGATGACGACGATCCCTTCGGTGATCGGCGTCATCATCGTCACCTTCCTGCTGACACGGGTGCTGCCGGGCGATACGGCGGCGTACTTCGCCGGCCCGGCCGCCTCGCCGGAGGCGATCATCGAGATCCGCAGCAAGCTCGGGCTCGACCAGCCCCTGCCGGTGCAGTTCGTCTCCTATGTCACCGCCCTGGTGAAGGGCGATCTCGGCATGTCGCTGACGACCGGCCAGCCGGTGACGGCCGATCTCGCGGCCCGGCTGCCGGCGTCGGCCGAACTGACACTGGCGGGCTTGCTGCTTGCCATGGCGGTGGCGCTGCCGCTCGGCGTGCTCGCGGCCGTCCGGCAGGGCTCCTGGATCGACCATCTCTGCCGCATCGTGGCGACGGCGGGCGTTTCGCTGCCGGTGTTCTTCACCGGGCTGCTGCTCGTCTATGTGTTCTACTTCATCCTCGGCTGGGCGCCGGCGCCGCTGGGGCGGCTCGACGTCTTCGCCTCGGAGCCCGCCCGCATCACCGGGCTCTACCTCGTGGATTCGCTGCTCGCGCGGGACGGCGAGACCTTCCGCGCCGCGCTCGCGCAGATCGCGTTGCCGGCGATCACGCTGGCGATCTTCTCGCTCGCGCCGATCACGCGGATGACGCGCGCCTCGATGCTCGCTGTGCTCGGGGCCGATTTCGTGCGGACCGCGCGCGCCAGCGGGCTCTCAAGCCGCAAGGTCATCGGCACCTATGCCTTCCGCAACGCGATGCTGCCGGTCGTCACCACGCTGGGCATGGTGTTCTCCTTCTTGCTCGGCGCCAATGTGCTGGTCGAGAAGGTCTTCGCCTGGCCGGGCGTCGGATCCTATGCGGTCGAGGCGCTGATCGCCTCCGACTATGCCCCGATCCAGGGCTTCGTGCTGACGATGGCGATCCTCTACGTCGCGCTGAACCTGATGATCGACGTGCTCTACGGCGTCATCGATCCCCGCGTCCGGCTGGAGGGCTGAGGGCATGAACGACATGACCAAGATCGACCCAACGGCCGCGCCCGCGCTGCGCTTCGAGGCTCCGCCCTCGACCAGCCTGCTGGCCCATGCCCGCCACATCGTCTCCGAGAACCCGGTGACGGGGCTGGCCTTCGGGCTCTTCGCGCTGATCCTGCTGGCAGCGATCCTCGGGCCTTCGCTCGTCCCCTATGATCCGCTCGCCAGCAACACCAATTCGGCGCTTCAGGCGCCGAGCGCGCGGCACTGGTTCGGCACCGACCAGCTCGGGCGCGACATCTTCAGCCGGGTGATCGTGGCGACGCGGCTCGATTTCGCCATCGCGGTCTGCTCGGTCGCGCTCGTCTTCGCGATGGGCGGGCTGGCCGGCGTCATGGCCGGCTTCTATGGCGGCTGGGTCGACAAGGTCGTCGGGCGCCTCGCCGACACGATCATGGCCTTCCCGCTCTTCGTGCTGGCGATGGGCATCGTGGCTGCGCTCGGCAACAGCGTCACCAACATCGTCATCGCCACCGCGATCATCAACTTCCCGCTCTATGCCCGCGTCGCCCGGGCCGAGGCGAATGTCCGCCGCGAGGCCGGCTTCGTGCAGGCGGCGCGGCTTTCGGGCAATTCCGACTGGCGCCTGCTTCTGACGCAGATCGTGCCCAACATCATGCCGATCATGGCGGTGCAGATGTCGCTGACCATGGGCTACGCCATCCTTAACGCGGCGGGGCTCTCCTTCATCGGGCTCGGCGTGCGCCCGCCCACCCCGGAATGGGGGATCATGGTCGCGGAGGGGGCAAGCTTCATCGTCTCGGGCGAATGGTGGATCGCCTTCTTCCCGGGGCTGGCGCTGATGACCGCTGTGTTCTGCTTCAACCTGCTCGGCGACGGCGTGCGCGACCTCGTCGATCCGCAGCGGAGGAATTGAGGATGAGCGGAACCACCGCTGTCATTCCGGGGCGCGGCAAAGCCGCGAACCCGGAACCCACGGCCAGGGGCGCGGCCTGCCTGATCGCCAGTTCTCACCCGGTCGTGGGTTCCGGGTTCTCGCTGCGCGAGCCACGGAATGACGGGGGAGGCGTTCGATGACCTCGCCCCCGCTTCTCGACATCAAGAACCTCACCGTCGAGTTCGCCACGCGCCGGGGCACGGTGCAGGCGGTCAAGGCGATCGATGTCAGTGTCGCCAAGGGCGAGACGGTGGCCATCGTCGGCGAATCCGGCTCCGGCAAGTCGGTGACCTCCTATGCCGTGGTGCGGATTCTCGACCGGGCCGGCAGGGTCGCGGAGGGCTCGATCTCGTTTTCGGGCATCGACCTCGTGGCTGCCAGCGAAGCGCAGATGCGCGACATCCGCGGGCGCGAGATCTCGATGATCTTCCAGAACCCGCGCGCGGCGCTGAACCCGATCCGCAAGGTCGGCAAGCAGATCGAGGACGTGCTGCTCGAACATGTCCAGGCGACGCGGGCGACGGCGCGGGAGAAGGCGATCGAGGCGCTGGCCAAGGTCAGGATCGCGCGGCCGGAGGAGCGCTACGACGCCTATCCGTTCGAGCTGTCGGGCGGCATGTGCCAGCGCGTCGTGATCGCGCTGGCGCTTGCATGCCAGCCGCAGCTCCTGATCGCCGACGAGCCGACCACCGGGCTCGACGTCACCACCCAGAAGGCGGTGATGGACCTGATCGTCGAGCTGACGCGCGAACGCGGCATGTCGACCATCCTGATCACCCATGATCTCGGGCTGGCGGCGGCCTATTGCGACAAGGTCGTGGTGATGGAGAAGGGCAACGTCGTCGAGACGGCGAAGGCCAGCGAGATCTTCCGCAATCCGCAGCACGCCTATACCCGCAAGCTGATGCAGGCGACGCCGCGCATCGGCATGAGCCTGCGCGACCTGCTGCCGGAGGCGCAGAAGGGGCCGGCCGCACAGCCGTCCGCTCCCAAGGCCGTGCCAGCGTCGGAGGCCGCTCCGCTGATGCGGGTCGAGAACCTCGTGAAGGAGTATCCGCGGCCGCAGAGCGGCTCGCTCTTCGCGAAGCTGATGGGCAAGGCGGAGGAACCGAAAGCCCCGTTCCGCGCCGTTGACGGCATCAGCTTCAGCGTGGCCAAGGGCGAGACGCTCGGGCTCGTCGGCGAGTCCGGCTGCGGGAAATCGACGACGTCGATGATGATCACAAGGCTGATCGATAAGACCAGCGGCTCGATCCTGTTCGACGGCACGGATATCGGCGCGATTCCCGCCAAGCAGTTCGCGGCGTCCGCGCATCGCCGGCGCATCCAGATGGTGTTCCAGGACCCGACCGACAGCCTCAATCCGCGCTTCACGGCGGAGCGCGCCATCGCCGATCCGATCCTGCGGATGGGCGGGATTTCGGGGCGCGACGCGCTGCGGGCGCGTTGCGAGGAGCTGGCGCGGCTGGTCGGGCTGCCGGTCGAGCTGATCGACCGCTTCCCGCACCAGCTCTCGGGCGGGCAGAAGGCGCGTGTCGGCATCGCCCGCGCCATCGCGCTCGACCCCGATCTCGTCATCCTCGACGAGCCGACGGCTGCGCTCGACGTCTCCGTCCAGGCGGTGGTGCTCAATCTGCTGCAGGAGCTGAAGGAGCGGCTCGGGATGAGCTATCTCTTCGTCTCGCATGATCTCAACGTTGTGCGGCTGCTCTGCGACCGGGTGATCGTGATGAAGACGGGCGCCATCGTCGA
This portion of the Bosea sp. OAE506 genome encodes:
- a CDS encoding ABC transporter substrate-binding protein, which codes for MITRRTALAAGLAAPFVARGSAQAQAPSRNETLLLVQEYGPNSLDMQGIGASQPVNGVSLNCYDRLLRFKPVPIPGGGGNTIAMGELEGELAESYQVASDGMSATFKLRDAKFHSGRAVTAKDVKWSMDRAVSIGGFATTQMNAGSLEKPEQFVAVDDKTFRIDFLRKDKMTLPNLAVTISFVFDSELAIANSGGDQWAKEYLKNNIAGSGAFKVESWKPGVETIYVRNDAWACGKLPQLRRIIARDIASPSTRRALIERGDADVSYGLPPKDFKDLLDGGKINVVGVPIPNGVWGCYLNTQVGPFKDVRLRQAVAWVMPYEKIMQAALFGRGVSMAGGTTPKVAWPQPFPYTTDVAKAKALVDAAGGPFSTTLYFDAGNATVAEPMAVLIKESLSQIGITVEINKVPGANFRTEIAKKTNPMVLNRFAGWLDYPDYYLFWTMHGNNSIFNIAAYQNPALDKLVDAARFAPDKASYDANVIDFIKLVNQEVPMVPINQPTHDVALQKSIGGYQFQPCREPDFRYLTKGV
- a CDS encoding ABC transporter permease — encoded protein: MLRLIGQRLMTTIPSVIGVIIVTFLLTRVLPGDTAAYFAGPAASPEAIIEIRSKLGLDQPLPVQFVSYVTALVKGDLGMSLTTGQPVTADLAARLPASAELTLAGLLLAMAVALPLGVLAAVRQGSWIDHLCRIVATAGVSLPVFFTGLLLVYVFYFILGWAPAPLGRLDVFASEPARITGLYLVDSLLARDGETFRAALAQIALPAITLAIFSLAPITRMTRASMLAVLGADFVRTARASGLSSRKVIGTYAFRNAMLPVVTTLGMVFSFLLGANVLVEKVFAWPGVGSYAVEALIASDYAPIQGFVLTMAILYVALNLMIDVLYGVIDPRVRLEG
- a CDS encoding ABC transporter ATP-binding protein; amino-acid sequence: MTSPPLLDIKNLTVEFATRRGTVQAVKAIDVSVAKGETVAIVGESGSGKSVTSYAVVRILDRAGRVAEGSISFSGIDLVAASEAQMRDIRGREISMIFQNPRAALNPIRKVGKQIEDVLLEHVQATRATAREKAIEALAKVRIARPEERYDAYPFELSGGMCQRVVIALALACQPQLLIADEPTTGLDVTTQKAVMDLIVELTRERGMSTILITHDLGLAAAYCDKVVVMEKGNVVETAKASEIFRNPQHAYTRKLMQATPRIGMSLRDLLPEAQKGPAAQPSAPKAVPASEAAPLMRVENLVKEYPRPQSGSLFAKLMGKAEEPKAPFRAVDGISFSVAKGETLGLVGESGCGKSTTSMMITRLIDKTSGSILFDGTDIGAIPAKQFAASAHRRRIQMVFQDPTDSLNPRFTAERAIADPILRMGGISGRDALRARCEELARLVGLPVELIDRFPHQLSGGQKARVGIARAIALDPDLVILDEPTAALDVSVQAVVLNLLQELKERLGMSYLFVSHDLNVVRLLCDRVIVMKTGAIVEQGTAEEVLGDPKADYTKELLTAIPHPPA